One region of Corvus hawaiiensis isolate bCorHaw1 chromosome 12, bCorHaw1.pri.cur, whole genome shotgun sequence genomic DNA includes:
- the IRX6 gene encoding iroquois-class homeodomain protein IRX-6 isoform X2 produces MSFSQFGYPYSTTSQFFVPASPSTTCCEAAPRSGPDASSAPAAASLCCAPYESRLLAPARAELNAALGMYSAPYAAGQGYGNYLPYGAEPAALYTALNPQYEIKDGAGTLHSGIAQPATYYSYDHSLGQYQYDRYGTVDFGGSARRKNATRETTSTLKTWLRRLKKENKMTWSPKNKAGEERKEETPREEDEYSAEGEGREQKSYKEDKDLRFSDLEEEEEEEEEAGKPEKGRTSSLQEAPSLGAALPEAPRSECSLPGPFHAFPCAKAPAADFAPASLAGPPPPYAPAEKPRIWSLARTAGASAARRGSPEGRGTEGGGGAAGEQPVPAKAFRSSAFNLQPLPRSCASHRGLGEPCQFAAAGEGFGQGAKGGPGGTELGGTCLDRLRTAFRPVLRR; encoded by the exons ATGTCCTTCTCTCAGTTCGGATACCCCTACAGCACCACTTCACAG TTTTTCGTGCCCGCCAGCCCCAGCACGACCTGCTGCGAGGCCGCCCCCCGCTCCGGGCCGGATGCCTCCTCGGCGCCGGCCGCCGCCTCTCTCTGCTGCGCCCCGTACGAGAGCCGGCTGCTGGCGCCCGCCCGCGCCGAGCTCAATGCCGCGCTGGGCATGTACAGCGCCCCGTACGCCGCCGGCCAGGGCTACGGCAACTACCTGCCCTACGGCGCCGAGCCCGCCGCGCTCTACACCGCGCTG AACCCCCAGTATGAAATCAAAGACGGCGCCGGCACGTTGCACTCGGGAATCGCGCAGCCCGCTACCTACTACTCCTACGATCATTCCTTGGGGCAGTACCAGTACGACAG GTACGGGACGGTAGATTTCGGTGGTTCAGCCAGACGCAAAAATGCAACGCGAGAGACGACGAGTACCCTCAAGACCTGGCT ACGGAGgctcaagaaagaaaacaaaatgaccTGGTCTCCCAAGAACAAAGCgggggaagagaggaaagaagaaacccCGCGGGAAGAGGATGAATACAGTGCGGAAGGTGAAGGCAGAG agcagaagagctaCAAGGAGGACAAGGACCTGCGGTTCAGCgacctggaggaggaggaagaggaggaggaggaggcggggAAGCCGGAGAAGGGCCGgaccagctccctgcaggaagcCCCCAGCCTGGGCGCGGCGCTGCCCGAGGCTCCGCGGAGCGAGTGCAGCCTGCCCGGCCCCTTCCACGCCTTTCCTTGTGCCAAGGCCCCCGCCGCAGACTTCGCCCCCGCCTCCTTGGCCGGCCCGCCGCCACCCTACGCGCCCGCGGAGAAGCCGCGCATCTGGTCGCTGGCACGCACCGCCGGGGCCAGCGCGGCGCGCAGGGGCAGCCCCGAGGGCCGCGGCACGGagggaggcggcggcgcggcgggggaGCAACCCGTGCCCGCCAAGGCCTTCCGGAGCTCCGCGTTCAACCTGCAGCCGCTCCCGCGAAGCTGCGCGTCCCACCGCGGCCTGGGGGAGCCGTGCCAGTTCGCGGCGGCGGGCGAAG GCTTCGGGCAGGGCGCCAAGGGCGGCCCGGGAGGCACCGAGCTGGGCGGGACCTGCCTGGACAGGCTGCGGACGGCGTTCCGGCCCGTGCTGCGGAGGTGA
- the IRX6 gene encoding iroquois-class homeodomain protein IRX-6 isoform X3: MSFSQFGYPYSTTSQNPQYEIKDGAGTLHSGIAQPATYYSYDHSLGQYQYDRYGTVDFGGSARRKNATRETTSTLKTWLYEHRKNPYPTKGEKIMLAIITKMTLTQVSTWFANARRRLKKENKMTWSPKNKAGEERKEETPREEDEYSAEGEGREQKSYKEDKDLRFSDLEEEEEEEEEAGKPEKGRTSSLQEAPSLGAALPEAPRSECSLPGPFHAFPCAKAPAADFAPASLAGPPPPYAPAEKPRIWSLARTAGASAARRGSPEGRGTEGGGGAAGEQPVPAKAFRSSAFNLQPLPRSCASHRGLGEPCQFAAAGEGFGQGAKGGPGGTELGGTCLDRLRTAFRPVLRR, from the exons ATGTCCTTCTCTCAGTTCGGATACCCCTACAGCACCACTTCACAG AACCCCCAGTATGAAATCAAAGACGGCGCCGGCACGTTGCACTCGGGAATCGCGCAGCCCGCTACCTACTACTCCTACGATCATTCCTTGGGGCAGTACCAGTACGACAG GTACGGGACGGTAGATTTCGGTGGTTCAGCCAGACGCAAAAATGCAACGCGAGAGACGACGAGTACCCTCAAGACCTGGCTGTACGAGCACCGCAAAAACCCCTACCCCaccaaaggagagaaaatcatgcTGGCTATCATCACTAAAATGACCCTGACGCAAGTGTCTACTTGGTTTGCTAACGCCAGACGGAGgctcaagaaagaaaacaaaatgaccTGGTCTCCCAAGAACAAAGCgggggaagagaggaaagaagaaacccCGCGGGAAGAGGATGAATACAGTGCGGAAGGTGAAGGCAGAG agcagaagagctaCAAGGAGGACAAGGACCTGCGGTTCAGCgacctggaggaggaggaagaggaggaggaggaggcggggAAGCCGGAGAAGGGCCGgaccagctccctgcaggaagcCCCCAGCCTGGGCGCGGCGCTGCCCGAGGCTCCGCGGAGCGAGTGCAGCCTGCCCGGCCCCTTCCACGCCTTTCCTTGTGCCAAGGCCCCCGCCGCAGACTTCGCCCCCGCCTCCTTGGCCGGCCCGCCGCCACCCTACGCGCCCGCGGAGAAGCCGCGCATCTGGTCGCTGGCACGCACCGCCGGGGCCAGCGCGGCGCGCAGGGGCAGCCCCGAGGGCCGCGGCACGGagggaggcggcggcgcggcgggggaGCAACCCGTGCCCGCCAAGGCCTTCCGGAGCTCCGCGTTCAACCTGCAGCCGCTCCCGCGAAGCTGCGCGTCCCACCGCGGCCTGGGGGAGCCGTGCCAGTTCGCGGCGGCGGGCGAAG GCTTCGGGCAGGGCGCCAAGGGCGGCCCGGGAGGCACCGAGCTGGGCGGGACCTGCCTGGACAGGCTGCGGACGGCGTTCCGGCCCGTGCTGCGGAGGTGA
- the IRX6 gene encoding iroquois-class homeodomain protein IRX-6 isoform X1: MSFSQFGYPYSTTSQFFVPASPSTTCCEAAPRSGPDASSAPAAASLCCAPYESRLLAPARAELNAALGMYSAPYAAGQGYGNYLPYGAEPAALYTALNPQYEIKDGAGTLHSGIAQPATYYSYDHSLGQYQYDRYGTVDFGGSARRKNATRETTSTLKTWLYEHRKNPYPTKGEKIMLAIITKMTLTQVSTWFANARRRLKKENKMTWSPKNKAGEERKEETPREEDEYSAEGEGREQKSYKEDKDLRFSDLEEEEEEEEEAGKPEKGRTSSLQEAPSLGAALPEAPRSECSLPGPFHAFPCAKAPAADFAPASLAGPPPPYAPAEKPRIWSLARTAGASAARRGSPEGRGTEGGGGAAGEQPVPAKAFRSSAFNLQPLPRSCASHRGLGEPCQFAAAGEGFGQGAKGGPGGTELGGTCLDRLRTAFRPVLRR; the protein is encoded by the exons ATGTCCTTCTCTCAGTTCGGATACCCCTACAGCACCACTTCACAG TTTTTCGTGCCCGCCAGCCCCAGCACGACCTGCTGCGAGGCCGCCCCCCGCTCCGGGCCGGATGCCTCCTCGGCGCCGGCCGCCGCCTCTCTCTGCTGCGCCCCGTACGAGAGCCGGCTGCTGGCGCCCGCCCGCGCCGAGCTCAATGCCGCGCTGGGCATGTACAGCGCCCCGTACGCCGCCGGCCAGGGCTACGGCAACTACCTGCCCTACGGCGCCGAGCCCGCCGCGCTCTACACCGCGCTG AACCCCCAGTATGAAATCAAAGACGGCGCCGGCACGTTGCACTCGGGAATCGCGCAGCCCGCTACCTACTACTCCTACGATCATTCCTTGGGGCAGTACCAGTACGACAG GTACGGGACGGTAGATTTCGGTGGTTCAGCCAGACGCAAAAATGCAACGCGAGAGACGACGAGTACCCTCAAGACCTGGCTGTACGAGCACCGCAAAAACCCCTACCCCaccaaaggagagaaaatcatgcTGGCTATCATCACTAAAATGACCCTGACGCAAGTGTCTACTTGGTTTGCTAACGCCAGACGGAGgctcaagaaagaaaacaaaatgaccTGGTCTCCCAAGAACAAAGCgggggaagagaggaaagaagaaacccCGCGGGAAGAGGATGAATACAGTGCGGAAGGTGAAGGCAGAG agcagaagagctaCAAGGAGGACAAGGACCTGCGGTTCAGCgacctggaggaggaggaagaggaggaggaggaggcggggAAGCCGGAGAAGGGCCGgaccagctccctgcaggaagcCCCCAGCCTGGGCGCGGCGCTGCCCGAGGCTCCGCGGAGCGAGTGCAGCCTGCCCGGCCCCTTCCACGCCTTTCCTTGTGCCAAGGCCCCCGCCGCAGACTTCGCCCCCGCCTCCTTGGCCGGCCCGCCGCCACCCTACGCGCCCGCGGAGAAGCCGCGCATCTGGTCGCTGGCACGCACCGCCGGGGCCAGCGCGGCGCGCAGGGGCAGCCCCGAGGGCCGCGGCACGGagggaggcggcggcgcggcgggggaGCAACCCGTGCCCGCCAAGGCCTTCCGGAGCTCCGCGTTCAACCTGCAGCCGCTCCCGCGAAGCTGCGCGTCCCACCGCGGCCTGGGGGAGCCGTGCCAGTTCGCGGCGGCGGGCGAAG GCTTCGGGCAGGGCGCCAAGGGCGGCCCGGGAGGCACCGAGCTGGGCGGGACCTGCCTGGACAGGCTGCGGACGGCGTTCCGGCCCGTGCTGCGGAGGTGA